Proteins encoded in a region of the Paenibacillus wynnii genome:
- the tpiA gene encoding triose-phosphate isomerase translates to MRTPIIAGNWKMFKTVPEAESFISEIKGQAEVEGVETVICAPFTNLPALVAAVKGTTIKVGAQNLHFEDNGAYTGEISGVMLKDLGVDYVIIGHSERRAYFGETDEIVNKKMHAAFRHGITPIVCVGEKLEEREADQTKDVCKVQTEAAFAGLSAEQASQVVIAYEPIWAIGTGKSSTSQDANEVIAYIRTLVKGLYDEATAEVVRIQYGGSVKPENVTEYMGQSDIDGALVGGASLQPASFVSLVEGAK, encoded by the coding sequence ATGAGAACACCAATTATCGCAGGCAACTGGAAGATGTTCAAAACGGTTCCGGAAGCCGAAAGCTTTATTTCTGAAATCAAAGGCCAAGCAGAAGTAGAAGGCGTAGAGACTGTAATCTGCGCGCCATTCACTAACCTGCCAGCTTTGGTAGCAGCAGTAAAAGGCACAACCATCAAGGTTGGCGCACAAAACCTACACTTCGAAGATAACGGCGCCTACACAGGCGAGATTAGCGGCGTAATGCTGAAGGATCTCGGTGTGGATTATGTTATCATCGGACACTCCGAGCGTCGCGCCTATTTTGGCGAGACTGACGAAATCGTGAACAAAAAGATGCATGCGGCATTCCGTCACGGCATCACTCCAATTGTCTGTGTAGGCGAAAAGCTTGAAGAGCGTGAAGCTGATCAGACTAAAGATGTGTGTAAAGTTCAAACTGAAGCTGCATTCGCAGGACTCAGTGCTGAACAAGCTTCACAAGTAGTTATTGCTTACGAGCCGATCTGGGCTATTGGCACAGGTAAATCCTCTACTTCTCAAGATGCTAACGAAGTTATTGCTTACATCCGTACCCTTGTAAAAGGTCTGTACGATGAAGCGACAGCTGAAGTTGTTCGTATTCAATACGGCGGCAGCGTGAAGCCTGAGAACGTAACTGAATATATGGGCCAAAGCGATATCGACGGCGCGCTTGTTGGCGGTGCCAGTCTGCAACCTGCTTCCTTCGTTTCACTAGTTGAGGGGGCGAAGTAA
- a CDS encoding phosphoglycerate kinase: protein MNKKSVRDVEVKGKRVFVRVDFNVPVEDGKITDDTRIRETLPTIKFLIENGAKVILASHMGRPKGEFVDSMRLTTAATRLSELLGKPVAKADEAIGEAVKAQIAELGEGDVIVLENVRFYPGEEKNDPELAKQFAELADLFVNDAFGAAHRAHASTEGIAHFLPAVSGLLMEKELSVLGKALSTPERPFTAIIGGSKVKDKIDVIDNLLTLADNVLIGGGLAFTFTKAQGHEIGNSLVDNDKIDTALGFIEKAKKLGKNFLLPVDAVIADKFGADANTKVVDVADIPEGWMGLDIGPKTAAMYADVIKNSKLVVWNGPMGVFEIDIFAEGTIAVAKACATTEGYTVIGGGDSAAAAEKFHLADQMDHISTGGGASLEFMEGKALPGVEALNDK from the coding sequence ATGAATAAGAAAAGTGTTCGTGATGTAGAAGTTAAGGGTAAACGCGTTTTCGTACGGGTGGATTTTAATGTACCTGTAGAAGATGGCAAAATCACCGATGATACACGTATCCGCGAAACCCTTCCAACGATTAAATTTTTGATCGAGAACGGTGCAAAGGTTATTCTTGCAAGCCACATGGGCCGTCCTAAAGGCGAATTCGTAGATTCCATGCGTTTGACAACTGCAGCAACTCGTCTGTCTGAACTTCTGGGCAAACCGGTAGCTAAAGCTGATGAAGCTATTGGCGAAGCTGTAAAAGCTCAAATCGCTGAACTTGGCGAAGGCGATGTAATCGTTCTTGAGAACGTTCGTTTCTACCCAGGTGAAGAAAAGAATGATCCTGAACTGGCTAAGCAATTCGCTGAGCTTGCTGATCTGTTCGTAAATGACGCTTTCGGCGCAGCTCACCGTGCTCATGCTTCGACAGAAGGTATCGCTCATTTCTTACCAGCTGTATCCGGTCTGTTGATGGAGAAGGAATTGTCTGTTCTGGGTAAAGCTCTTTCCACCCCGGAGCGTCCTTTCACGGCTATCATTGGCGGTTCGAAAGTTAAAGACAAGATTGATGTTATCGATAACCTGCTGACTTTGGCTGACAATGTTCTGATTGGCGGCGGCCTTGCATTTACATTTACCAAAGCTCAAGGTCACGAAATCGGTAATTCCCTTGTAGATAACGACAAGATTGATACTGCTCTTGGATTTATTGAAAAAGCGAAAAAACTCGGCAAAAACTTCCTGCTTCCAGTAGATGCAGTTATTGCTGACAAATTTGGCGCGGATGCTAACACTAAAGTAGTTGATGTAGCAGATATCCCAGAAGGCTGGATGGGTCTGGATATCGGTCCAAAAACTGCAGCAATGTATGCCGATGTTATCAAAAACTCCAAATTGGTGGTTTGGAACGGACCTATGGGTGTGTTCGAAATCGACATTTTTGCCGAAGGTACGATTGCAGTAGCTAAAGCTTGTGCAACTACTGAAGGTTACACTGTTATCGGCGGCGGAGACTCCGCAGCTGCAGCAGAAAAATTCCACCTGGCTGACCAAATGGATCATATCTCCACTGGCGGCGGCGCATCACTCGAGTTCATGGAAGGCAAGGCGCTTCCTGGCGTAGAAGCTTTGAACGACAAGTAA
- the gap gene encoding type I glyceraldehyde-3-phosphate dehydrogenase codes for MSVKVGINGFGRIGRLAFRRIQNVEGIEVVAINDLTDAKMLAHLLKYDTTQGTFKGDVEVHEGFFKVNGKEVKVLANRNPEELPWGELGVDIVLECTGFFTTKEAAEKHLKGGAKKVVISAPATGDMKTVVYNVNHDILDGTETVISGASCTTNCLAPMAKVLQDNYGIVEGLMTTIHAYTGDQNTLDAPHAKGDFRRARAAAENIIPNTTGAAKAIGLVIPELKGKLDGAAQRVPVATGSLTELVTVLEKHVTVEEINAAMKAASDSESYGYTEDEIVSSDIKGITFGSLFDATQTKVLTVGDKQLVKTVAWYDNEMSYTAQLIRTLEHFAKIAK; via the coding sequence ATGAGTGTTAAAGTTGGTATTAATGGTTTTGGACGTATTGGACGCCTTGCATTCCGCCGTATTCAAAATGTAGAAGGTATCGAAGTGGTAGCAATCAATGACTTGACTGATGCTAAGATGCTTGCACATTTGTTGAAATATGATACAACTCAAGGAACTTTCAAGGGTGATGTTGAAGTTCATGAAGGTTTCTTCAAAGTAAACGGTAAAGAAGTTAAGGTTCTTGCGAACCGCAACCCTGAAGAATTGCCTTGGGGCGAGCTCGGCGTTGATATCGTACTGGAATGCACAGGTTTCTTCACAACTAAAGAAGCTGCTGAGAAACACTTAAAAGGCGGAGCTAAAAAAGTAGTTATCTCTGCACCTGCTACTGGCGATATGAAAACTGTCGTTTACAACGTAAACCATGACATTCTTGATGGTACTGAAACTGTAATCTCCGGTGCTTCTTGCACAACGAACTGCCTGGCTCCTATGGCAAAAGTTCTTCAAGACAACTATGGTATTGTTGAAGGTTTGATGACAACAATTCATGCTTACACTGGCGACCAAAACACTTTGGATGCTCCACACGCGAAAGGCGACTTCAGACGCGCTCGTGCAGCAGCTGAGAACATTATCCCTAACACAACTGGTGCTGCTAAAGCAATCGGTTTGGTTATTCCTGAACTTAAAGGCAAATTGGACGGTGCAGCTCAACGTGTTCCAGTAGCAACTGGTTCCCTGACTGAATTGGTAACTGTTCTTGAGAAACATGTAACTGTTGAAGAAATCAATGCAGCTATGAAAGCCGCTTCTGATTCCGAATCTTATGGCTACACTGAAGATGAAATCGTATCTTCCGACATCAAAGGAATCACTTTCGGTTCCCTGTTTGATGCTACACAAACTAAAGTATTGACTGTTGGCGACAAACAACTGGTTAAAACAGTTGCTTGGTATGACAATGAAATGTCCTACACTGCACAATTGATTCGTACTTTAGAGCACTTTGCAAAAATCGCTAAGTAA
- a CDS encoding sugar-binding transcriptional regulator, giving the protein MRNLLEIQKQLLPDLMETLKRRYTILHQIMLSDIIGRRTLAASLNMTERTLRAETDLLKSQGLIEIDSVGMRTSDAGRSLLDLLEPIAKSLFGLDDLEEKIRSTYGLSKVIVVPGDCETSPFTKRELGRAGAKALLSVLRSDDTIAVTGGSTLAEMADQLTPPLPLSYKDAWFVPARGGLGESMEIQANTIASTMAKRVGAQYRLLHVPDLLGEDAYQSLAQDSNTREIVQIIRRSRIIVHGIGDAIEMTRRRKLDEATVLEIQEEGAVAESFGYYFNEDGQVVHTMLTMGLRLEDIIRTEVVVGIAGGKRKSKAIHAMLRFGQEDILVTDEAAAVEIGREIDEHVQLVH; this is encoded by the coding sequence ATGCGTAACTTATTAGAAATACAAAAGCAGCTTCTGCCTGATCTCATGGAAACCCTTAAGAGACGGTATACGATTCTTCATCAGATCATGCTGTCCGATATTATTGGGCGCAGAACGCTTGCCGCTTCCTTGAACATGACGGAGCGCACCTTGCGTGCCGAGACGGATCTTCTGAAATCGCAGGGGCTTATCGAGATCGACAGTGTGGGTATGCGAACCAGTGATGCTGGCCGCAGCTTGCTGGATCTGTTGGAGCCAATCGCTAAGAGCTTGTTTGGTCTAGACGATCTGGAGGAGAAGATACGGTCAACGTACGGTCTGAGTAAAGTAATTGTTGTCCCTGGTGATTGTGAAACATCCCCGTTCACCAAACGTGAGCTTGGGCGCGCAGGTGCCAAAGCATTGCTAAGTGTGCTTCGGAGCGATGACACGATTGCTGTAACTGGCGGCTCCACATTGGCCGAAATGGCGGATCAGCTTACACCGCCGCTACCTCTATCTTACAAGGATGCCTGGTTCGTACCGGCTCGTGGAGGATTAGGAGAAAGTATGGAGATACAAGCCAATACGATTGCCTCAACAATGGCAAAACGAGTTGGAGCGCAATACCGCTTGCTGCATGTTCCAGATCTGCTTGGTGAGGATGCATACCAGTCCCTTGCCCAGGATTCCAATACAAGGGAGATTGTGCAGATCATCCGTCGTTCACGTATTATTGTTCACGGAATTGGAGACGCCATCGAAATGACTCGACGCCGGAAGCTGGATGAGGCAACGGTCTTGGAGATTCAGGAAGAAGGCGCGGTAGCCGAATCATTCGGTTATTATTTTAATGAAGATGGGCAGGTTGTTCACACTATGCTTACGATGGGACTGCGTCTTGAGGATATCATTCGCACGGAAGTCGTAGTCGGTATAGCTGGGGGTAAACGCAAATCCAAAGCCATTCATGCCATGCTCCGGTTTGGGCAAGAGGATATTCTTGTGACGGACGAGGCGGCTGCAGTGGAAATAGGCAGAGAAATTGATGAACATGTACAATTAGTGCACTAG
- the clpP gene encoding ATP-dependent Clp endopeptidase proteolytic subunit ClpP: protein MSYIPMVVEQSNRGERAYDIYSRLLKDRIIFLGTEVNDVVANSIIAQMLFLAAEEPDKDIHLYVNSPGGSITAGMAIFDTMQYIKPDVSTICVGMAASMGAFLLNAGAKGKRFALPNSEIMIHQPLGGAQGQASDIEIRARRILKLRDKLNRILSERTGQPIERIEKDTDRDYFMTAAEAAEYGIVDKVIEKTLPVGV from the coding sequence GTGAGTTATATTCCTATGGTCGTAGAACAAAGCAACCGCGGCGAGCGCGCTTATGACATCTATTCCCGCCTGCTGAAGGACCGCATCATTTTCCTTGGAACAGAGGTTAATGACGTGGTAGCCAATTCCATTATCGCGCAAATGCTATTTCTAGCTGCCGAGGAACCGGATAAGGACATTCATCTATATGTGAACAGTCCGGGTGGTTCCATTACTGCGGGTATGGCTATATTTGATACAATGCAATACATTAAACCTGATGTATCTACCATCTGTGTGGGTATGGCAGCTTCTATGGGAGCCTTCCTGTTAAATGCTGGTGCCAAAGGTAAACGCTTTGCATTGCCGAACAGTGAAATTATGATTCACCAGCCTTTGGGCGGTGCTCAAGGTCAGGCATCGGACATCGAAATCCGTGCACGCCGCATTCTTAAGCTTCGCGACAAGTTGAACCGCATTTTGTCCGAGCGTACCGGCCAGCCGATAGAACGTATCGAGAAAGATACAGATCGTGATTACTTCATGACTGCTGCTGAAGCAGCTGAATATGGTATCGTTGATAAGGTTATTGAGAAAACACTGCCAGTCGGTGTATAA
- a CDS encoding GDSL-type esterase/lipase family protein: MRYRYTAIGDSLTTGFGALPGNGFVPVYSRMAEARLRSKVVYTNLGVNGLTTGELEQRLRGNSMYRQALQEADLITLSIGGNDLIRAAKSSAGQQGSTPVVLRKALQECQKNFDGIMGTLWQLKRNSASPYIIRIVGLYNPYPRLDEASNWVMQFNRHASQYNSRSCGFASIYNSFAGNERELLFLDHIHPNKRGYYVIAEKLNHLGYGML, encoded by the coding sequence ATGAGGTACCGATATACTGCGATCGGGGATTCACTGACAACAGGATTTGGTGCGCTGCCCGGTAATGGGTTCGTGCCGGTGTACAGCAGGATGGCTGAGGCGAGGCTTCGCTCCAAGGTTGTCTATACGAATCTAGGCGTGAACGGGTTAACAACAGGAGAACTGGAACAGCGATTACGCGGAAATAGTATGTACCGTCAGGCACTTCAGGAAGCTGATCTTATCACTCTATCTATTGGTGGGAACGACCTCATTCGTGCGGCTAAATCCTCAGCGGGACAGCAAGGGAGTACCCCGGTTGTGCTGCGAAAAGCCTTGCAGGAATGTCAGAAGAACTTCGACGGAATTATGGGTACATTGTGGCAGTTGAAAAGGAATTCGGCAAGCCCTTATATTATCCGGATTGTTGGGTTGTATAATCCCTATCCAAGACTTGATGAAGCGTCTAATTGGGTCATGCAGTTCAATCGGCATGCCTCACAGTACAATAGCCGGAGTTGTGGGTTTGCATCCATTTACAATAGTTTTGCGGGGAATGAAAGAGAATTGTTATTCTTAGATCATATTCATCCTAATAAACGGGGTTACTATGTAATTGCCGAGAAGCTAAACCATCTGGGTTACGGTATGTTGTAA
- a CDS encoding PdaC/SigV domain-containing protein gives MDYSWKSSRKWGVSLIAAGIVLGGGLLGTEPSLAASSTAQVKKVDSSQVILKSNGTIAPQQGIFREGKVWIPISFMRDTLHMPVSYNKTENTYTIGSGIKQIKLMVSTYGNSIAVNNYFIREYEGKNLNNRLYVPFELLSDYLGYQGDWNAASGRLNVLTRPQNALNVTTGSYVKLKEGADIKLEYPQINGLSNPEVQKKINDTLKQTIMSFAVAAEKEIANKTEEDRPYEFESNYIVTYNQNGILSLVTEQFSYTGGAHGMTYRNAFTFSLKDGKRLLLGDLFGANSNYKKELNAKLSKLIKAEGGYLGGFNGLNTEKYFYLKEGKVVIFFQLYEYTAYAQGFPTYTFNFTELLPDGTSPFAKLK, from the coding sequence ATGGATTATTCATGGAAAAGCAGCCGCAAATGGGGCGTTAGTTTGATAGCCGCAGGGATTGTACTTGGAGGAGGACTTCTGGGAACAGAACCAAGCTTAGCGGCATCCTCAACGGCACAAGTCAAGAAAGTCGATAGCTCACAGGTGATCTTAAAATCAAACGGGACTATAGCCCCGCAGCAAGGTATTTTTCGTGAAGGGAAGGTATGGATTCCTATAAGCTTTATGCGAGACACCCTTCATATGCCGGTTTCTTATAATAAGACGGAGAATACCTATACGATAGGATCAGGAATTAAGCAAATCAAGCTCATGGTGTCCACATATGGGAATTCCATTGCCGTGAATAATTATTTTATCCGTGAGTATGAAGGAAAGAACCTTAATAATCGTCTCTATGTGCCTTTTGAACTTTTGAGTGATTATTTGGGGTATCAGGGGGATTGGAATGCAGCTTCCGGTAGACTTAATGTACTCACCAGACCGCAAAATGCTTTGAACGTTACAACGGGGAGCTATGTGAAGTTAAAAGAAGGCGCCGACATCAAACTGGAGTATCCGCAGATCAACGGGTTAAGCAATCCTGAGGTGCAAAAGAAGATTAATGACACCTTGAAGCAGACTATAATGAGTTTTGCGGTGGCAGCTGAGAAAGAAATTGCGAATAAAACAGAAGAGGATCGCCCATACGAATTCGAAAGTAATTATATAGTTACGTACAACCAAAATGGCATCTTGAGTCTGGTTACGGAGCAGTTTAGTTATACAGGCGGCGCCCACGGAATGACTTATCGCAACGCCTTCACCTTCTCACTGAAGGATGGCAAGCGTCTGTTGCTGGGTGATCTGTTCGGAGCCAATTCCAACTACAAGAAAGAGCTTAATGCCAAGCTTAGTAAGCTGATTAAGGCTGAGGGTGGCTATCTGGGTGGATTCAATGGTCTGAATACCGAGAAATACTTTTACTTAAAAGAGGGCAAGGTCGTCATCTTCTTTCAGTTATATGAATATACAGCCTACGCTCAAGGGTTCCCAACCTACACATTCAATTTCACCGAACTACTGCCGGATGGAACCAGCCCATTTGCCAAGTTGAAATAA
- a CDS encoding SIMPL domain-containing protein: MKNWVKSFGSVLLAGSLIMGGIGLSGAFKGPEKAFAEDVQKNIVNVVGKGELSIKPDIVYLSIGVDTSAATAQEAQKSNGAKITKLTTLFKTTWAIADKDIQSTQFYVQPNYSYSEKEGQQIKGYNAHHTLQIAYRDLSKVGALLDAASAAGANNIGNARFSVEDSSAFEAQVINKAMANADVKAGAIATAAKRSLGQVVTVTQSDVSNNPVYYDNMKMESAAADNAGGTTVQPGEVKLTTVLSVTYELK, from the coding sequence GTGAAGAATTGGGTTAAATCATTTGGATCGGTGCTGCTGGCAGGAAGCTTAATTATGGGGGGGATCGGCCTGAGCGGAGCGTTTAAGGGTCCTGAAAAGGCTTTTGCCGAGGATGTGCAGAAAAATATAGTAAACGTAGTAGGTAAAGGAGAGTTATCGATCAAGCCGGATATTGTGTACCTGTCCATTGGGGTGGATACATCGGCGGCAACCGCCCAAGAAGCTCAAAAAAGTAATGGTGCAAAGATCACGAAGCTGACAACGCTTTTCAAGACGACTTGGGCGATTGCAGATAAGGACATTCAAAGCACTCAGTTCTATGTACAACCTAACTACAGCTATAGTGAAAAAGAAGGCCAACAGATTAAAGGCTATAATGCCCACCATACCTTGCAAATTGCTTACCGTGACTTGTCCAAGGTTGGCGCACTGCTTGATGCTGCTTCCGCAGCGGGAGCAAATAATATCGGGAATGCCCGCTTCTCGGTTGAAGATTCCTCTGCTTTTGAAGCACAGGTTATCAATAAAGCCATGGCCAATGCGGATGTTAAAGCAGGAGCTATTGCTACAGCAGCCAAACGGAGTCTTGGTCAAGTGGTCACTGTTACTCAAAGTGATGTAAGCAACAACCCTGTCTACTATGACAATATGAAAATGGAGTCGGCTGCGGCGGATAATGCCGGCGGCACCACTGTACAACCGGGTGAGGTAAAGCTAACAACTGTGCTTAGCGTAACCTATGAATTGAAATAA
- a CDS encoding HPr family phosphocarrier protein — translation MTKHPVVVRLKTGLHARPAALFVQEANKFSSEIFVEKDDKKVNAKSIMGIMSLAISSGTEIYISADGADAEQAVTALTSLVSKEELENQ, via the coding sequence ATGACAAAGCACCCGGTAGTTGTACGGTTAAAGACGGGGCTCCATGCTCGGCCTGCAGCATTATTCGTGCAGGAAGCAAATAAGTTTTCGTCTGAGATTTTCGTGGAAAAAGACGATAAAAAAGTAAACGCAAAAAGCATCATGGGGATTATGAGTCTTGCGATCAGTTCGGGCACGGAGATTTACATCAGTGCAGATGGCGCCGACGCGGAGCAAGCTGTAACGGCATTGACGAGTCTCGTCAGCAAGGAAGAGCTGGAGAACCAATAA
- the whiA gene encoding DNA-binding protein WhiA yields MSFAALTKKELTMVESQPCCEKAEMSALIRMNGSVQLSSKKVVLDISTENAAIARRVYSLLKKYYQVHIELLVRKKMRLKKNNVYIVRIPSRVQEILNDLRIVSEGFIFTDGIDDAIVGKNCCKRAYLRGAFMAGGSVNNPEGSSYHLEISSMYEEHCKALVDLAGEFHLNARCIERKKGFILYIKEGEKIIEFLSLIGAHQALFKFEDVRIMRDMRNSVNRIVNCETANLNKTISAAVRQIENIKLLQREVGLESLPDKLREVAEVRLAHPDINLKEVGEMLKGTVSKSGVNHRLRKIDELADKVRGS; encoded by the coding sequence TTGTCTTTTGCGGCACTGACAAAAAAAGAGCTGACGATGGTCGAGAGCCAGCCCTGCTGTGAGAAAGCGGAAATGTCGGCACTGATTCGGATGAACGGATCGGTGCAGCTTTCAAGCAAAAAGGTAGTTCTGGACATTTCGACAGAGAATGCCGCGATTGCAAGGCGGGTTTATTCCTTGCTTAAGAAATATTACCAGGTCCATATTGAGCTTCTCGTGCGTAAAAAAATGCGTTTGAAGAAAAATAACGTTTATATCGTTCGGATTCCTTCCCGTGTGCAGGAAATTCTGAACGACCTCAGAATTGTTTCCGAGGGCTTTATCTTTACAGACGGTATTGACGACGCAATCGTGGGCAAAAACTGCTGTAAACGCGCATATCTGCGTGGTGCCTTTATGGCGGGCGGGTCAGTGAACAACCCGGAGGGTTCTTCGTACCATCTGGAGATTTCCTCCATGTACGAGGAGCACTGCAAGGCGCTGGTGGACCTGGCTGGTGAATTTCACCTCAACGCCCGTTGTATTGAACGCAAGAAAGGCTTCATTCTCTATATTAAAGAAGGCGAGAAGATCATCGAATTCTTGAGTCTGATCGGGGCGCATCAGGCACTGTTCAAATTCGAGGATGTGCGGATTATGCGCGACATGCGCAACTCCGTGAATCGCATCGTTAATTGTGAGACAGCCAATCTGAACAAAACCATCAGTGCTGCTGTGCGGCAGATTGAGAATATCAAGCTGCTGCAGAGAGAAGTTGGACTGGAGAGCTTGCCGGATAAGTTGCGTGAAGTAGCTGAAGTTAGACTGGCCCACCCTGATATCAACCTCAAGGAAGTCGGGGAGATGCTGAAAGGGACGGTTAGCAAGTCAGGCGTAAACCATAGACTTCGGAAAATTGATGAGCTGGCGGACAAGGTTCGGGGCAGCTAA
- a CDS encoding gluconeogenesis factor YvcK family protein — translation MGGGTGLSVMLRGLKEKPLDITAIVTVADDGGSSGILRSELQMPPPGDIRNVLTAMADVEPLMADIMRYRFSSGEGLAGHSLGNLILAALTDISGDFVTAVRELSRLFAVRGRVLPAAAEAVVLHAEMSDGTLITGESKIPEAGGIIKRVFLEPADIEPLPEALEAIQNADAILIGPGSLYTSILPNLLVPKLAEAVVSSKAIKIFVCNVMTQPGETDNYTVSDHLQAVYDHIGLHLFDYVIVNDGEIPPQVQSKYAEKGARPVRLDREALAGTGYKVIADKLVLFKTYLRHDTDKLSNHIFQLVTDWISR, via the coding sequence ATGGGCGGGGGTACTGGATTGTCTGTAATGCTTCGCGGATTGAAGGAAAAGCCGCTGGATATTACAGCCATCGTGACGGTAGCTGATGACGGGGGCAGCTCCGGCATCTTGAGGAGCGAGCTGCAAATGCCGCCTCCGGGCGATATCCGCAATGTGTTGACCGCAATGGCTGACGTAGAGCCGTTGATGGCTGACATTATGAGGTACCGCTTCAGCAGCGGTGAAGGTCTTGCCGGGCACAGCCTCGGCAACCTGATTCTTGCAGCACTTACCGACATATCGGGTGATTTCGTCACAGCTGTCCGTGAACTGAGCCGATTGTTCGCCGTTCGCGGACGGGTACTGCCCGCTGCTGCGGAGGCTGTAGTGCTTCACGCGGAAATGTCCGACGGCACGCTTATAACAGGGGAGTCTAAGATTCCTGAAGCCGGCGGTATCATCAAGCGTGTGTTTTTGGAACCGGCGGATATAGAACCACTGCCGGAGGCGCTGGAAGCCATCCAGAATGCAGATGCAATACTGATTGGTCCGGGCAGCCTGTACACAAGTATTCTGCCTAATTTACTTGTGCCGAAGCTGGCAGAAGCGGTTGTCTCCTCTAAAGCAATCAAAATTTTTGTCTGCAATGTAATGACTCAGCCCGGTGAAACAGATAATTATACCGTAAGCGATCATTTGCAAGCAGTGTATGACCATATCGGACTGCATCTGTTCGATTATGTGATTGTCAATGACGGAGAGATTCCGCCGCAGGTGCAGAGTAAATATGCGGAGAAGGGTGCCCGCCCGGTACGCCTTGACCGGGAAGCTCTAGCGGGAACCGGATATAAGGTTATTGCGGATAAACTGGTCTTGTTTAAGACATACTTGCGGCATGATACAGACAAACTAAGCAATCATATTTTTCAGCTCGTAACCGATTGGATATCTAGATAA
- the rapZ gene encoding RNase adapter RapZ, producing MTELDTVQPGGATLIIITGMSGAGKTIAVQSLEDLGFFCVDNLPPVLIPKFAELIEQSKGKIAKVALVIDLRGREFFTALSESLTYIKDESTIGCEILFLDATDSVLVQRYKESRRHHPLAPKGMPLDGIRLERKMLEELKNSATQVMDTSSMKPVQLKEKIVSRFSHLGKSTLSVNITSFGFKYGIPIDADLVFDVRFLPNPHYVDHLRPKTGQENDVYEYVMKWPETQAFLTKLLDMLHFLIPQYRKEGKSQIIIGIGCTGGKHRSVAISEYLGKMLGVSETESVTVSHRDAERDRH from the coding sequence ATGACCGAGTTGGACACTGTACAGCCCGGTGGGGCAACCCTGATCATTATTACGGGAATGTCTGGAGCAGGAAAAACGATTGCAGTACAAAGCCTGGAGGATCTTGGTTTTTTCTGCGTCGATAATTTGCCGCCGGTGCTCATCCCTAAGTTCGCAGAACTCATCGAACAGTCCAAAGGGAAAATCGCCAAGGTAGCCCTTGTGATTGACCTTCGAGGACGGGAATTCTTTACCGCCCTATCGGAATCGCTTACCTATATTAAGGATGAATCAACGATAGGTTGCGAAATTTTGTTTTTGGATGCTACGGACTCCGTGCTTGTACAACGTTATAAAGAGAGCCGTCGTCATCATCCGCTCGCGCCGAAGGGTATGCCGCTGGACGGAATCCGGCTGGAGCGCAAGATGCTGGAGGAGCTGAAGAACTCGGCTACCCAGGTCATGGACACCAGCAGCATGAAGCCGGTACAGCTTAAGGAGAAGATTGTATCCCGCTTTTCCCATCTAGGCAAAAGTACACTCTCCGTTAATATTACGTCATTTGGATTCAAGTACGGGATACCCATTGATGCAGATCTTGTATTCGATGTCCGCTTTTTACCTAACCCGCATTATGTGGATCACCTGCGGCCAAAGACGGGACAAGAAAATGATGTCTATGAATATGTGATGAAATGGCCCGAAACGCAGGCGTTCCTGACTAAATTGCTCGATATGCTTCATTTTCTGATCCCGCAGTATCGTAAAGAAGGCAAGTCCCAGATTATTATCGGTATTGGCTGTACAGGGGGGAAACACCGCTCTGTAGCCATTTCTGAATATTTAGGCAAAATGCTGGGAGTCAGCGAGACAGAATCGGTAACGGTTAGTCATCGGGATGCCGAACGCGATCGGCACTAA